The genome window ATGCCGGAGATAAAGTCCGTCGTCCATTCGAACTAAGATCCCCACATGGGTCACGTCAAGCCCCGGTGCGTCAGTGTATACTCCCAGGTAATCGCCCGTACTGAGCCTGTTCATGGTTTCGCTGTCGATGGTGTCTGTCGGGATGTAACATAATGTTCGCGCAGCCGGCGCTATCCCCTTCACAAGCAGTGTGCCGTCTTCTTTCCTGTTCAGGATCTTTTGAACCTTCCGGGACCAGAAGGGCGAGACCTGCTCGGTAACATCTTCGACGAGGTCTTTGTTGAATTTACACCAATCGGTGAAGAAGTGGTTCCTGGTCTGATAGGAGATCGTCCCGTTCCGGTACCGGATT of Syntrophorhabdaceae bacterium contains these proteins:
- a CDS encoding DUF1460 domain-containing protein, yielding IRYRNGTISYQTRNHFFTDWCKFNKDLVEDVTEQVSPFWSRKVQKILNRKEDGTLLVKGIAPAARTLCYIPTDTIDSETMNRLSTGDYLGVYTDAPGLDVTHVGILVRMDDGLYLRHASSLKEFRQVIDQDFRHYISTKPGIIVLRPKTQQEGFLV